Within the Dermacentor silvarum isolate Dsil-2018 chromosome 8, BIME_Dsil_1.4, whole genome shotgun sequence genome, the region TATCTGTCAGCGCAGTACACGATAGGTATTGATTTCGTAAATGAGGAAAATAATTGttggtcgaaaaaaaaatgtctcgcAGAATAATCTGCGTTCAAGAAGCATTGTTGTTCATGGCGAGGCCCTTGCTCAGGCGATGCTCAGCGAGGTAGACTAAAAAAATGTGCCGCGACAGAGTAGTAAATTGATATATGGTCGTCATAGCTAGCTTATTCTGAAATAGAGAAGATTGGTTGTTGGTACCAAGCGGAATTTCTACTGATATTCGGTCGGTGGAAGCTATATTAATGTAGTTATTCGTGCAGGGTACTGGTTATTGATAGTATCGAATCAACAGTTGGTCTATAGTTCTGTTCATCAGAGAGCGCATGTGCATGACAAGCTCCGACTCATTCGCGGCAATCCTTGGAGCTGTCATCGTCTCTTCAAGTACGTAATAACTCCTATAATTTTCCCTTCCATCTTTGGTTGCGCTGTTCTTAGCTTCTTTCGAGGCTGACTCGCAGTTATTAAACGCACGCTCAGGTGAAACCGAGTTCGATCCAGTTAACAATATGCAAAGTAGCGTCGTGTCTGTATACACTTCGTGCCATGACCGCATACCTATAGTCTGCTACGCTTATTCCAGAGGCACGTATAGGCTGAAGTTACATTTTTCTATTGGCGGACCTTGGGTGGGCGGAGACCGCGCCCAATTGCAACCTCGGCGAGGCAGACGACGAAAGCGCAGGTGAGCATGGCCAGCAAAAGCTTGATCAAGTCGCTGAAGTCGGCGAACGTCAGGGTGCCGTCACTGGTCGCCTGGCCACAGCCCTCCCAGTTTCCCGAGGACTCCCTCCACCACTTTTCCAACAAGCCGGAGTCGCggagccagagaattctgtcaggCACAGGAGCAAACGAATAAGGGCATGCGAAAATTAGAAATACAGTCAAGTGATTGTCATTCAGAGGAAAAATGATTCTATTCGTTTTcaacacttctgatcgcgatcgtgGCCGATCCGGATCGGATTTTTTGATCGATATCAATAATGGTCGCTGCTACAAGGTACAACAATCCGGATCGAATTATTATCGTCTGCTGATCGCCGGCAACTCTAGGAACTGCGAGATGTCATGGCTACAAATTCATATTTGCAAAATATGGTGTAATTTGAACAATATTTGAATTTTACAGCCCACATATACTTTTCATAAAAAGGtttataaactttttttttatcgctgccttcacttttttgtttttaacTTTTTTCAGAATACTGTGCTAGAGGGCGGAGACGTCAGCCTGCGATCGCGATCAAGAGGCCCGATCGCCATTCGCGGATCGCGATTGTCCGGAATCTGATCCCGCAAGATCGCGATCGCAAATGACCGTGCACCGACACTCGATCCGGATCAAGCTCAATCCGGATCGGTCCCGATCGCGATcggaagtgtacgtgtgacaccggtataataTTTCGCTGGTCGCTGAGGTCTCATCTCATGCACCATCGAGGTGCGACGCCTGTCACGCCACTGGCTTGCTCCTCATCACGCCAGAGTTGTGAGACGCCCGGTATAGCCGCCAGGGTGCTGTTTCTTTGTGCTTAGCAGGAGTTCCCTTGCTTGTGGCGTCGCGCCAACATGTCGCACCCGTGTACGGTTAGAACCAGCGTTCTAGTAACCTTGGTTAGAACATCGCCCGAGGAGTTCAAGCGCAAGCCTTGCTATCGCCGTCAATGCTTtgcccttcgggtgaaactgacaaCTTTATGGTTAAGCACTGCAATTGAGGCGACGCATTAAATCTTCCAGACTGTTAACGTGATGTGTCATCGATCGACCgttaggaaggaaggaaggaggataagaggtgaaaggcagagaggttaaccaggttaagtgttcGGTTGgttactctgcacagggggatcgggtaagggcagaaaagattagaaaagaagaggagattaaaaaagaaaagaaaaaaaaggaacacattagttcgcacattctatagtttgtCAATAAGCCCTGTTTCttttaaaggggttgagacatcaaatttgtggcttgcgcgttgtttgtttcaaacgtttcttattgcccCAGAAAGCATGGTACACGCTGGAAGGTTcgtatattctcggtaaataattcaATATCGCATCTTTAATGTGCAccattttcggtttcggtttctcggcgccgagttggacagtgacgtcactggctaggaagcttggtcacgtgggcccgcaaggctgtgacgcacgcactgctgcatcgtctgctctcgcacacacgttttgtaccagcgcaggcaaacaaacccAGGCCGACAATTGCcatcgctagctgcggcagctccgattccgactctGCGTCTGCGTCTGCGTCCGATGCAGCTTATACTGCACTCTAAACTCGAGGctctcgaggcttgccccgtgctgtgggtcaccgctcagtgtacgtcactctaatgtggtatgacgtcactaaaacgcgttacgcttccaacacagtgacgtggatgttaatcgcgctagcgatgggtctcgatcgcgagaacgagcatttaggcactctttggaagcgaattaaaatatattttaaacgtttgctgtgtccaacacttcatgttgagtgtcccttcatacagaggaagcctacagcaggccttttataccctcaaaatttggtgtctcaaccgcTTTAAAAAGcatactagcgcttttaaagcagttcgtgctgATGTcagctgggaccagggaccagggaccaagaattctggcttccgtaagcgGACGGCTGTcaaccttgtcgagcgtggttctcaggactttcctttgtgcactaaaacgacgacaatcacacagaaggtgcgctatcgtctctttgccccggcaagtttcacaatctgaacttgcggccattccgataaggtacgagtacgcgttggtaaaagctactccaagccataggcgagaaatgagagttacctccagTCGTGCTAAACCACGTGAAAGGCGTAGCTTCAGATTAGGATTCAGGGAAccgaggcgctggtttttaaagtctgttgaattccagtgggctaacgtaagctcgcgagcaagcaaGCAGAGCTTTCCCGCTGTGTCTGTtttggacatagggatagcgacgcaatcggcactGGTATGTGAACATCGAGCGGCTGCATCTGTTTGCTTATTTTCAAGGATACCACAGTGGCTTGGCAGCTactgaaagatgatgtcatgtcctttgtcaactgtcagatggtaaatttcgcgtgtgtccgcgacaagtcgttcgtggggtccacggcgtagtgcagagaacaaactctggagggcggccttggaatcccAGAAGGTGGACCATTTATGGAACAGTTCCTGATCGATCAATTGCATTGCTGCACCCAGAGCTGCAAGTTCGACAGCCATTGTCGATGTCAattgcgatgtccggaattttatcactatagattttgctgggacaaatactgcagctgctgaactagagtgcatgaccgacccatcggtgtaaacatgtaagcggtcactgtggacctcatggagtagcaataatgctgcctgcttcaatgctgctgacgacatttgtgccttcttcttgaAGCCTGGAATGGTAAGGCATATTCGAGGTAAATATTCGAGGtaagacgacgtttgtgtgaccgccttctgcagtctcgctcgtatctgcggaccaGTCACGCCGGGCGCCCAGATTCAGATATCGTCTACATAGATGGATATAtggaccgtccttggcaatgatccaacaagccctagcagtgctacgttgaagagcatgggtcttaacactccgccttgtggcacacctgtGCTCGTAACATGGTGGAATGTCATTCCATctctgtaagtacgaagaaggatctatcctccaaatagctgtgaatccagcgcagggcgcggccaccaatgcccacatcggtcaaagcatcgaggattgcttggtgcgctacattatcatatgcgcctttcacatcaagaaacatcgccaccgttaaTCGTTTCAggctcttttggtgttgaatagatgttaccaaatcaagcacgttatcgaccgatgaccgactgcgccggaagcccgccattgcattcgGATATACCTCATTATGTTCTAAGTACGATTCAAGgcgcgtcaacaccatcctttccattagttgATTTTCTTTTGGATCCGCCTCGCCTCCCTGAGGCCATGAATACATTTGGTGGGCCTGTATCTTCTTTCCTCGCTTCTATGAATCGCTCGAAGCCTTTCCAATCCACCTTCATAATCATTATACTTTATAGAAGGCCTAAATGTGAGcatagcctcttgcagtgcatttctaataTGATTCTCCAGAAATgatgggtggccttcttgacattcgtcttccataagcGATCTGAACTTCGTTCAGTCTATTCTACGgagggcagtagatagagacttAGCCACTCCCTTGAGCTTCCAATAGGTAGGAACgggatcacttccatgggtttttTATGTCTGAGAATGGCTTTGTACTGCTTCGAAGACACCGAGAGACGAaagtcaagtccagacagctgctgtaggtcAGTCCCCGTAAATATGTCGGGCTGCCGTCATTGAGACAACAAAGCTCTCGGTCCGAGACAAATGAGACTAGTTTTCTTCCCGTTGGAGTCCATCTTCAATCTCCCCCAGAGCGGgtgatgtgcgttaaaatcgccactAAGGATCCAAAGGCCAGGTGTTGCGGATAACAAAGCACCCAATCGTTGCGTGTCAAAACGACTggttggagaaatatatgcagcgacgagagtgaatgcaagtttctttgttttcacagttaaacacacgtattggtcgtcgccgtgaggcacaactgaatgtagcacgtcagtgagttcacaccgaacataaacgaCGACCTTGCTGAAGACTTTACACGCTTCATAGCCCGATAGCCGGAGTGTAGTTTGAAGGTTTGGATCGCAGACGATGATGTCCGCAAAAATGAGAAGTCAAAAATCCGAAATTCTTGATCTAAGGCCTcgagcattccactgaaaaagggatgcttccttggacatctttacggaacgacagcggtgaatgagccattatgctattcaagacttgcaagtactggattcatcgCGTCCAGTACCTGCTGTGCGCTGCGAGCATTCGGGGTGTTTAGGTTCGTCAGTAATGTACGCAGAACATTCATGAGTCGCTTCAGCATAGCGATCACTTGCAAGTCCTGGCCTTCTGCGCGTACTGCTGCCGGGCCTGCTGCCGGGCCATTCGTAGTTGGTGGACGAGTCGTGTCTCGTGGTTCGGCGAGTTGGCGTGGCTTCGGTAAAGGTGGTCATGCTTCATTTGAGTCATCGATGGCGGGCGTTCTTCTCTCATCTGCGCTGGTAATGCACGAGGTCAGCGGTTGACGACCAGCCTTCTCCAGATTGTGCACTTCCTTAGAACTGCCACTGTGTTCTCTTGACTTGCGGTGCCGGGAACGTCGGCGTCAGCGTCGCACTTCAGTTGCGGCTTCTTTATGCGTCGAATGGTCTCTAACCATCTGCCTCAAGGTCATCTGTTCATTTTTCTGGAGCGGGCAATCTTTCAAAGTCGCATCGTGCGCACCCTTGCAGTTGGAGCACCTCCAAAGCTGCTCTGATCATTGCACAGCATTTCCGTAAATCTTTTCCTGTCCACAAACTAGAAACAGACTAAACCAACGGCAGCAACAATGCACTGTTACGCAACATACACATTTTTAACCAATATATTTCATTTAACCAACTAAAAGACGCAAGATGAGATTTCGTGCTCAGTGTTTTCAATTGGTGCACGTTGTATAATAAAAGAGTCTTCAACAGGTACAGGCAAATAAAGAATGCGGATTCCCAAGGTGATGCCAACGCATTTGTCGGCATTACGTTCGAACGTATCAAACAAAACGCCCACTGAGATGCCATaaagcatagagtttcctactaaAGCTTCTATTCCATAAAGGGCCTGAGACGTTGAAAGCAACTCGCTGTCAGTTAGCACATATATCACTTCAGGCGTGAATAATAACCAGCCGTCAAACGGGGTTTGTCTCTCTATTATAACAGTACTTTGCATTATTCTGGGCGCACTATTGTGACACAGAGCAAGCGTTTCTTTAGCACTGGGTACCGCATATATTTCCCGCCATTTTTGCGCTTGCTGTTCTGATAGAAGTTCATGCCGTCGCCATTTGACGCCGTCGTGCTGACCTTGTATCGACGCTCATGCACGGCCAGCTCGTGCAGGATTACTATAATATATCTATAGGTGTCCGGAGACGCACGGTGCCTTCGCCTGCAAATGCAAGAATTCCAGTTGTGGACGCACCTTCACACTACGCTCAATGGTTTCTGCCGAAGCCAGGGCAACGTTCTCATCTTTCGCTGCTGGTCTGAGCGTTGCGCGCACGCACATTATCGTTTATACTGGGCCTCTTCGTTTGTTCGTCCCTGACAGTACTGGACTGTTGTCATCCATTCAATTTTGTCGAGCAGCTTCACAAGCTCCGGCCACCAGTCCGAGAGCTGCCAGAATCGCTTTCATTTTGCGCGGACTGGAAGTCCCGGGCTGCTCGCGGTCTCTGTCAGCAGGATTTTTGTTTGGAccagtgggcttcttcgattatgcAGTCCCggccggactgtccgcaaaccaaCCCGAGCCCTAACAGAAGGTTGCGTCACAGGTAACGTGAACCAGACGCCGGGGACTGTCCGAGGTTTCGCTCGAAAGCACCGTGACCAGAAGTcgctctcctggctgccgtccTTTGCTAGTAGCTGCTCGTAGACAGCCCCGCTATACTGAGCGAAAGGagtggcctccgagatggtgcAGTGTGGGAGGCCTTGTCGTCGACACAACCATAATGCATAATGGGATCACAGCCTGAGCTCACTGAACGTGTTCGCAATGCGCAGTTTACGTCACACTCTCGGCCTTCGTGCCACTTGACGACTGAAATTAAGCTAGCTCATTTCCTGCAAAATTTAATCCGGATTTCCACACGAACGTAAGCGAAATCACTATCTTACTACGTCGTACCATGTCCTATCGTGCGCCAGCTTGCTTGAGTGCTTGACTGCGTAAGACCTCGATAAAGGTATAGAAACAATGTTTGTTCATTCACGTGCTTTTCTAGCAACTTCGTCGGCGAGGTAGTTGTAGGAGATACCGCAATGagccggcagccactgaaacacgataTTCTGTACTTTTGGGATCACCTAACGGTGCGTTTCTCGTATCGCCGACACGAGTTGTTCACGGGACCCGCGACGAATAGCTCACAAAAGACACTGTAAGGCCGTCTTTGAGTGGCAGAAATTGCCAAGCAATTAGCCAGTTGTTGGTTAATATAATCAACGGTGCCTCGGAGGGCAGTAAGCTCCGACCCCTTCGATTTTGTGACGTGAGAAATACTTCATCTGATGCTGATTGATTGGGATTGGATAAACACTGCGCCGGTGGTGTTGGTCGAAGGGGAAGAACCAGTCATGTATATGTTGACTTGGACAAAGCAGACAGCATGCAAGGAATTCAAAGTTGCTTGGTTCAAGGCAAAGGTAGCGAGGTCAACCTTCTTTCGTGTCCCTGGGGCAGAAAGGTGCAGTTTTGGTTGTCGTAGACGCTACAAGGCTGACGATTAACGGGTCGAAGGTGCGAAGACCAACGGCAGGGAAGCGCGGTGAATGTTGACGAAGGTGAACAATGAGGCCTGCGGTCGTCATTCTGGCAGACAACACGCTAATGAGTCAGCTTTTGTGGACTAGCTACGAGTGGCTACGAACCGACACTGAATAAAAATAGAGTAGTTTATGTCGCACTTTCCTGGTGACGGCTACACCTTTTCCCTTGGATAATAATATAGGACAGAAAATACGAAAATGAATGAAGTACTGATGTCTTTATTAGGTAATACTTAAATAAGACGGGGAAAATGCATCGCGTTAAAGGTAAAAGTAATTTGAAAAGTTTCATAGGAACAAAGTTCGCGGGTGTCTCGGGTGCACAAGTTTGTTTCAAATGCACGAATGAAGCCCACGCAAATACACACGGTGTGGTGGTGTCGATATTCACGCGGCGTGCTTAATCAAAGCTTCTCTGAAGACGTTGACATAACGCTCACCGCTTGTTGATGAAGTCCCTGAGGGTGGCGGGCATGCGCTTGTTGAGGTAGAAGACCGAGTTGAACTTGAACGTGGGCACTCTACCCACGTAGAACTCGCCCTCGCTGGAGTTGGCGCACACCTCGTTCGCCCGGTCGGCCAGCGTTGGCCGGCTCAGGATCAACACCGCCTTGCCGCGTATGATCTCTCGCATCGAGCTGTCGGACAGGACGACGGCCGGAGGGAGGTCGGTCTTGAACTTTTGCATCATTCCCCACACTTTCTGGTAGTACGGATCCCTGGAGTACTGCTTTGAGAAAGCCAAAAAaatgcaggagtacgtttattaaTACTTATTTTCTTCTCGCTTAGTACTACGctgcatcccggccacggcggccgcatttcgatgggggcgaaatgcgaaaacacccgtgtacttagatttaggtgcacgttaaagaaccccaggtggtctaaatttccggagtcccccactacggcgtgcctcataatcagatcgtggttttggcacgtaaaaccccataattaattactACGCTGCAAGCTACGCGGGAAACTCAAAATGTTCTATTTGATTTACCATGACCGGATTACAATCGTCGTTTTATGCatagaagcacaaaagtaactggaacgccaatgtattttctCCGCGAAGTTCTGCAATTATATCTCGAGacgtgtcatcctgagaattcgttccaagtggatccgccttgcgaactccacggctagaatttgaaAACTGCGATATGAGCcataaggcaattagttaaaaactgaatttgtaaatctttgttaattaggtcgatttgcatttcaattttttgtgcaagtaatgtccgccttttcgagtagaccagctcatgaactagaattgtgctatctgccagcaggcaacatttaaaaaaattcctgaaagtgtTCCTGAACCATCCGGTATGGTCTATCAGATGGAATTTGACAGCCGCCAAACAAGACTTGCATGTTCTGCGCAGAATTGCAAGTAATGCACAAACTGCtccgcccctcccccctccccttccacAACTGGATATACAGTGTGGCCAAATTCCAAGTTTCTGGTACAGAATCAACCAGCGTATTCCGTTCCTGCGCGTATTGGGAGGGGAGGGGTGTGGAGGCGAGCACTGAAAGAATTGTGCACTGCTTCAGGTACGGCACAACAATAACAGTCGGACGAGTCGGCACGTTTAAGTAGATGCATGTATGGCCAAGGAggtttttaaaaaaaatgttggagtggagctgccgtctcaaaagtgaagccgtaccgccgccatcttaccataggcaaacaataacgttaggaaatagcTGGAACATACGACGCACTTTCTTCCCACTCCATGCTCTTTTTAGGTGGATAATTTAGCCATGCAGATATCGTTGGACGTCTTCCTTTCCgtcactggtttcagaagaaagccttaagttattttcaaatttgatggcacatcatgatattacagccaaaggtaatattttaagcgaaaggttcgatcttttaatttcaaattagGCTAGCATTTGCAATTACTGATCAAAAGGACGTGAGCTgctagcagatttcagctgtcacggccctctttcagagtagaagtataggcaaactatggcttcacctgtgctggtaagaaaGTGCGGGGGCTGCCACTCCAGAAATATTTTAAAACCTCCTTGTGTATAGCACAGCTAATCGCAGTCTGTCACCAATGCACGCATAACGCAACTTCTCCGCTCTCACCCTGATGGAAGAGACCACAGCGCTTCCGGCCGGAGCGTACGGCTTCATGGTGGGCCTCTCGGACAGGTCCTTGATGCTGTCGATGCGGTCGGCCTCCTGGCGCACCATAAGCATGGCCTTCATCTGGCCCGCGAAAGCCGTAGTCAGGATGATCACCACAAGCCAGTAACCGCCAACCAGAATGCGCGCAGAGGTCCGGCTGGGCAACACCGGCGACGCTGCGGACGATGTTCCCATCGCGGGCAACAACGTGAGCTCGTGTTCACAAATATTTACGCTAGAATTTAAATGGTATTGAAAATCATTTGGTCACTTTCGCTGATGACATGTGCGGCTTCAGGATTGGCTGTCATCTGCtattacgctagaatttttcttAAGAGAAATTTTCAACCattcctgatgctggacatattattagcgaaggagGCTGACTAATCGCAAAGGCCGCTTAAAAATGAAGTGTTTACTGGCGTAATAGTGTAAGAGAGGTTTAATTAAAGCGTCAACTGAAGCATCGCCAAACAAAACATATTAATTTCTGT harbors:
- the LOC119462077 gene encoding glutamate receptor ionotropic, kainate glr-3-like → MAVGHLLRVSSFNYAPYHVITEEGFNAPVKGICGEILAAITRSLKTNYTITFPLDSFWGLLKPDGNWTGVLGMVQRDEADLALSVINPTSEKKDVAVESETILPIEIMILAGRQSRHESNILGIIQIFPWEVWLLAFCGFIMSAIAWSVGDYVHFRLVDKNGPFDHVGNLFGRLWAFVESTFLEAVVNICEHELTLLPAMGTSSAASPVLPSRTSARILVGGYWLVVIILTTAFAGQMKAMLMVRQEADRIDSIKDLSERPTMKPYAPAGSAVVSSIRYSRDPYYQKVWGMMQKFKTDLPPAVVLSDSSMREIIRGKAVLILSRPTLADRANEVCANSSEGEFYVGRVPTFKFNSVFYLNKRMPATLRDFINKRILWLRDSGLLEKWWRESSGNWEGCGQATSDGTLTFADFSDLIKLLLAMLTCAFVVCLAEVAIGRGLRPPKVRQ